A genomic window from Synechococcus sp. WH 8016 includes:
- a CDS encoding CRISPR-associated helicase/endonuclease Cas3: MTFQTKLIGKLNKDFEYDTVLQHCINAANMAYHRVINLDDRRLNHLANPIGVSTQSCAQLIAIIAGSHDIAKMDIAFQTQRGIYDAYQQINDCHFPSEIVGAVQAFKEQQSGMKLNPLHHGPMAAVILPRLFSEEFGVDQSTAVMMAHCVTAHHGLYPSRERVKNLNDYFSQLEIHEPYREFEAQRLDLLHQLRQEIDPDKTMEIPDAIPVAWSLLVAGLVINADHNASREANFRLINGEQKPAGLSSDEASSVIHRYGIQKPQEIINKTLNGFDIIARPHQEKLEQLGKQDGMTVLKMPTGSGKTIAAFISAIYHVCGFSLLANRRSTANGMFYALLSFLKRNPDATQSIPALAHSDAGCIFESAMESVLADPEAYRDIDCFTDVWKAALALQGESLQDCLSAQYSVATIDQALMSVIADGKFVGRGYWLFSRPIIIDEIHSYDGRMDCILERLLYYCGFFGTPVIALTATISTNKLTKFLEAYAEGQQTKLSSDLELTEHAQAIILSPSGELRQEDLPCDVHDAKQVEVKWFEHGTWFETIKQLAADNDRIAVVCATTTHVRELTSQVRAKLASVGFHVMSYHSRHRPKDRNAKEKTLFEYCGKDPSMQGKIIVIATQVLRESLDVDFDVVVTHVQPAEDLIQIMGRVGRFNRSNKMPTYELYLEEPCITEDDKFSIGQADFVLLPKRIQGFRGVPVLQTYAYLKQDSILLLPQQAQLFVDTAHQMPSNLKDAPVPKGLPVIYHRFWQAFVDKQALVPRAERSQAEEFVIPKLPDPMDTSVPIDGLSGLTRFKEQYISHSPRDINWTIQIFVRPANYKDDFLYKSNFLLYVKNHSVSVSNRPHFWQQAQGSVMKPDHPVLGNVVDMTEGSIKMIGPYEIVYTIDGLGIRYIR; encoded by the coding sequence ATGACATTTCAAACAAAACTAATCGGCAAACTCAATAAAGATTTTGAGTATGACACTGTTCTACAGCATTGCATAAATGCTGCTAATATGGCATATCACCGTGTCATTAATCTCGATGACCGAAGGTTAAATCATCTAGCCAATCCAATAGGCGTATCCACTCAGTCATGCGCTCAACTGATTGCAATTATCGCGGGGTCACACGATATAGCCAAAATGGATATTGCTTTTCAAACGCAACGCGGCATATACGATGCGTATCAGCAGATTAATGATTGTCATTTCCCATCTGAAATTGTAGGAGCCGTTCAAGCATTCAAAGAACAACAATCAGGGATGAAGTTAAATCCCCTTCACCATGGACCAATGGCGGCGGTCATTCTGCCTCGACTCTTTAGTGAAGAATTTGGGGTTGATCAATCAACCGCAGTGATGATGGCGCATTGTGTTACAGCACATCATGGTCTGTATCCGTCACGAGAAAGAGTCAAAAATCTAAATGACTATTTTTCTCAATTAGAAATTCACGAGCCATACCGAGAATTCGAAGCACAGCGTCTTGATTTGCTCCATCAGCTCCGTCAAGAGATTGACCCTGATAAGACAATGGAGATACCTGATGCTATTCCTGTTGCTTGGTCGCTGCTGGTAGCAGGGCTTGTTATCAATGCAGATCACAATGCCAGCCGCGAGGCAAACTTCAGACTCATCAATGGCGAACAAAAGCCTGCAGGCTTGTCTTCAGATGAAGCATCATCAGTAATTCATCGGTATGGAATACAAAAGCCTCAGGAGATTATTAACAAAACATTAAACGGTTTTGATATTATTGCTCGCCCTCATCAAGAAAAACTAGAGCAGTTAGGTAAGCAAGATGGGATGACTGTCCTTAAGATGCCGACTGGTTCAGGTAAAACAATCGCTGCATTTATAAGTGCGATATATCACGTATGTGGATTCTCATTACTTGCGAATCGACGATCAACAGCGAATGGAATGTTTTATGCACTGCTGAGTTTTCTTAAACGTAACCCTGATGCAACTCAGTCAATACCAGCGTTGGCTCACTCTGATGCTGGCTGTATTTTTGAATCAGCAATGGAGTCAGTCTTGGCTGACCCTGAAGCTTACCGTGATATCGATTGTTTTACTGATGTCTGGAAAGCAGCGCTTGCTCTGCAAGGCGAGTCGCTACAAGACTGCCTATCGGCACAGTATTCAGTAGCAACAATTGACCAAGCTTTGATGTCTGTAATTGCAGATGGCAAATTTGTAGGTCGTGGATATTGGCTATTCAGCCGTCCAATCATTATCGATGAAATCCACTCATACGATGGACGGATGGATTGCATTCTGGAAAGACTGCTTTATTACTGCGGTTTCTTTGGTACACCTGTTATCGCTTTGACTGCGACAATCAGCACAAACAAACTAACTAAGTTTCTGGAAGCGTACGCCGAAGGACAGCAAACAAAGCTTTCGTCTGATCTTGAGTTGACGGAGCACGCTCAAGCCATCATCCTTTCTCCCTCTGGGGAACTTAGGCAGGAAGATTTGCCGTGTGATGTTCATGACGCCAAGCAAGTAGAAGTCAAGTGGTTTGAACACGGAACTTGGTTTGAGACAATCAAGCAACTAGCAGCCGACAATGATCGTATTGCTGTTGTATGTGCAACGACTACTCATGTAAGAGAGCTAACGTCACAAGTACGAGCAAAGCTGGCATCAGTGGGATTCCATGTGATGTCATATCACAGCCGTCATCGCCCAAAAGATCGCAACGCAAAAGAGAAGACCCTCTTTGAATACTGCGGAAAAGATCCGTCAATGCAGGGCAAGATCATTGTGATAGCAACGCAAGTCCTGCGTGAATCACTCGATGTGGACTTTGATGTTGTTGTAACTCACGTCCAACCAGCAGAGGATCTAATACAAATCATGGGACGAGTAGGTCGATTCAATCGATCTAACAAAATGCCTACATATGAATTGTATTTAGAAGAACCGTGCATCACTGAGGATGACAAGTTCTCTATTGGACAAGCGGACTTTGTATTGCTACCAAAGCGAATCCAAGGTTTCCGTGGAGTGCCTGTGCTTCAAACCTATGCTTATCTCAAGCAGGACAGCATACTGTTATTGCCTCAGCAAGCACAATTGTTTGTAGATACAGCACATCAAATGCCATCAAACCTTAAGGATGCTCCTGTTCCAAAAGGATTGCCTGTGATTTATCACAGGTTCTGGCAAGCATTTGTTGATAAGCAAGCTCTCGTGCCCCGTGCTGAGCGGTCACAAGCAGAAGAATTTGTCATTCCTAAACTGCCAGACCCAATGGATACGTCTGTTCCAATCGATGGGTTATCAGGTTTGACACGCTTCAAAGAACAATACATTTCACACTCGCCACGTGACATTAATTGGACGATTCAAATCTTTGTGAGACCTGCGAATTACAAAGATGACTTTTTATATAAGTCCAATTTCTTGCTATATGTCAAGAATCACTCGGTGTCAGTTTCCAATCGTCCTCACTTTTGGCAACAAGCGCAGGGATCAGTGATGAAACCTGATCATCCAGTCCTAGGTAATGTGGTTGATATGACTGAGGGCTCAATCAAAATGATTGGTCCTTATGAGATTGTGTATACCATCGATGGGCTTGGCATACGTTATATCAGGTGA